From Lolium perenne isolate Kyuss_39 chromosome 5, Kyuss_2.0, whole genome shotgun sequence, a single genomic window includes:
- the LOC127299913 gene encoding uncharacterized protein — protein MRMDTEERQSGALGLRWAQGFYYWRTETRSSRATSSTSTSTLQWSLFVLQWLARKKVVSGEGGSKVGFEERQLSRTGWPLVLSSDKGKWRKF, from the exons ATGCGCATGGACACAGAGGAGAGGCAATCTGGTGCCTTGGGTCTGAGATGGGCACAAG GCTTCTATTATTGGAGAACGGAAACAAGGAGCTCAAGAGCGACCTCAAGTACCTCAACATCAACACTGCAAT GGTCGTTGTTTGTGCTGCAATGGCTGGCTAGGAAGAAGGTGGTTAGCGGAGAAGGTGGAAGTAAAGTTGGCTTTGAAGAGCGGCAACTTTCGAGGACTggttggccattggttctgagttcTGACAAGGGCAAATGGAGAAAGTTCTGA
- the LOC127304815 gene encoding tryptamine benzoyltransferase 1-like, whose amino-acid sequence MDVQVQRTLVMPPPAAPSAEVPLTVFDLAAPTYHVTVLFAFSPPNPTNQALLYALAATLPCFPLLTAARLDRGGPGVARPCHVTGEGGAGALVIEATVPSSALSDHLPLAPSPGLARLHPKVARGAARHVLMLQINRFACGGIVLASSAHHQAADGHSMTTFLHAWADAVRGLDVGRAPVPYGPTALVSRRPPRCEFEHHAAEFLPLSSSHAAAREDKPPAEADDRHVDHSEIANVLLHDTSEFVAELKRRAQDKYTTFETVSAHVWRKITIARRLSTGDGDACTSIRVAVNGRGRLAGTDTLPAEGFFGNVVLTATCGARAADLASGILADAAALVRAGIRAVDGRYFQSFVDFGALHGGEGDEELEPACADEAGVLSPDVEADSWLHLDLHRLDFGCGGRLVGFLPGKVPQDGVVVLMPSLRNGGGVDVFVALWKKHASELNAIAYTMD is encoded by the coding sequence ATGGACGTGCAGGTGCAGAGGACGCTCGTCATGCCGCCGCCGGCCGCGCCGTCGGCCGAGGTGCCGCTCACCGTCTTCGACCTCGCAGCGCCGACCTACCACGTCACGGTACTCTTCGCCTTCTCGCCGCCCAACCCGACCAACCAGGCGCTCCTCTACGCCCTCGCCGCCACGCTCCCGTGCTTCCCGCTCCTCACCGCCGCGCGCCTCGACCGCGGCGGCCCGGGCGTGGCCCGTCCGTGCCACGTCACCGGGGAAGGCGGCGCGGGCGCGCTCGTCATCGAGGCTACCGTGCCGTCCTCCGCGCTCTCCGACCACCTCCCGCTCGCGCCGTCCCCGGGCCTCGCGCGGCTCCACCCCAAGGTCGCCAGAGGCGCCGCGCGCCACGTGCTCATGCTCCAGATCAACCGCTTCGCGTGCGGCGGGATCGTGCTCGCCTCGTCCGCGCACCACCAGGCCGCCGACGGCCACTCCATGACCACGTTCTTACACGCGTGGGCCGACGCCGTCCGCGGCCTCGACGTCGGCCGCGCACCCGTGCCGTACGGACCCACCGCACTCGTGTCGCGCCGCCCCCCGCGCTGCGAGTTCGAGCACCATGCCGCCGAGTTCCTGCCACTGTCATCGTCGCACGCGGCGGCCCGCGAGGACAAGCCGCCGGCCGAGGCTGATGACCGTCACGTCGACCACTCCGAGATCGCCAACGTCCTGCTGCACGACACGAGCGAGTTCGTGGCCGAGCTCAAGCGCCGAGCCCAAGACAAATACACCACCTTCGAGACCGTGTCGGCGCACGTCTGGCGGAAGATCACGATCGCGCGCAGGCTCTCCACCGGCGACGGCGACGCGTGCACGTCGATACGTGTCGCGGTTAACGGCCGCGGACGGCTGGCGGGGACGGACACCCTGCCGGCCGAGGGGTTCTTCGGGAACGTCGTCCTCACGGCGACCTGCGGGGCGCGAGCGGCAGACCTGGCCAGCGGCATCCTCGCCGACGCGGCGGCGCTGGTCCGCGCGGGGATCCGCGCCGTCGACGGGCGGTACTTCCAGTCGTTCGTGGACTTCGGGGCGCTGCACGGCGGCGagggcgacgaggagttggagCCGGCGTGCGCGGACGAGGCGGGCGTGCTGTCGCCGGACGTGGAGGCCGACAGCTGGCTGCACCTGGACCTGCACCGCTTGGACTTCGGGTGCGGCGGCCGGCTCGTCGGGTTCCTGCCGGGGAAGGTCCCGCAGGACGGTGTGGTGGTGCTCATGCCCAGCCTGCGGAACGGGGGCGGCGTCGACGTGTTCGTCGCGCTTTGGAAGAAACATGCCAGCGAGCTCAACGCCATTGCTTACACCATGGACTAA